A stretch of the Bacillus licheniformis DSM 13 = ATCC 14580 genome encodes the following:
- a CDS encoding hemolysin family protein: protein MDDIVSLIIIGILIALTAFFVASEFAIVRVRSSRIDQLIAEGNKKAVRAKQVVSDLDEYLSACQLGITITALGLGWMGEPTVKKVLHPVFESLHVSGAVSHALSVAIAFLVITFLNVVVGELAPKTIAIQKAEQMTLWLAGPLHFFNVVMFPFIWTLNASARVLTGLFGLKPASEKDESHSEEELRILLSESYKSGEINPSEYRYVNKIFEFDNRIAKEIMVPRTEIASVPLDMPIDEAISVMLQEKYTRWPVYKGDKDHVIGMINTKQLFTDMLMMSEAEKKLLSLEAYVRPVIEVIETVPVQKLLIKMQRERIHMAILTDEYGGTSGLVTAEDILEEIVGEIRDEFDEDEKPLIEKVSDHEYIMDGKVRIDQVNELFEDDIEEEEVETVGGLVLKENIDIAEGQAVHIGSYTITVLEMEGRLIKHVEVKREQTTEHVELAPANPVVVNEITLSEK, encoded by the coding sequence ATGGACGATATTGTTAGTCTGATAATCATCGGGATTCTGATTGCTTTAACTGCTTTTTTCGTGGCATCGGAATTTGCGATTGTCAGAGTCAGAAGCTCCCGTATTGATCAGCTGATTGCTGAAGGAAACAAAAAGGCGGTCCGCGCAAAACAAGTGGTGTCGGATTTGGATGAATACCTTTCAGCTTGCCAGCTCGGTATTACGATTACAGCGCTTGGACTCGGCTGGATGGGGGAGCCGACGGTTAAAAAGGTGCTGCATCCGGTCTTTGAAAGCCTGCATGTTTCTGGCGCTGTATCGCACGCTCTTTCAGTTGCCATTGCATTTTTAGTGATTACATTCCTGAACGTCGTGGTTGGAGAACTCGCTCCAAAAACCATCGCGATTCAAAAAGCCGAACAGATGACGCTGTGGCTGGCGGGACCTCTGCACTTTTTCAATGTTGTCATGTTCCCGTTCATCTGGACGCTGAACGCCTCAGCCAGAGTGCTGACCGGGTTATTCGGTTTGAAGCCTGCTTCGGAAAAGGATGAATCCCATTCGGAGGAAGAGCTGCGAATCCTGTTATCAGAAAGCTACAAAAGCGGAGAAATCAATCCGTCTGAATATAGATATGTCAATAAAATCTTTGAATTCGACAATCGAATCGCCAAAGAAATTATGGTGCCGCGTACGGAAATCGCCTCTGTCCCGCTGGATATGCCGATTGATGAGGCCATTTCGGTCATGCTGCAAGAAAAATATACGCGCTGGCCCGTCTATAAAGGCGATAAGGATCATGTCATCGGCATGATCAATACGAAACAGCTGTTTACGGATATGCTCATGATGTCAGAGGCAGAGAAAAAGCTGCTGTCTCTTGAAGCCTACGTCCGTCCGGTTATTGAAGTCATTGAAACCGTGCCTGTTCAAAAGCTGCTGATCAAAATGCAGCGGGAACGGATTCACATGGCGATCTTAACGGATGAGTACGGAGGGACATCGGGTCTTGTGACGGCCGAGGATATTCTTGAAGAAATCGTCGGGGAGATCAGGGACGAATTCGATGAAGACGAAAAACCGCTCATCGAAAAAGTTTCCGATCACGAATACATCATGGATGGAAAAGTGAGAATCGATCAGGTCAATGAGCTGTTTGAAGACGATATCGAGGAAGAGGAAGTCGAAACTGTCGGCGGACTTGTGCTGAAAGAAAACATAGATATCGCGGAAGGCCAGGCGGTGCATATCGGCTCTTACACGATAACGGTTCTCGAAATGGAAGGGCGTCTGATTAAGCACGTCGAAGTCAAGCGGGAACAAACAACAGAACATGTAGAGCTGGCACCGGCAAATCCGGTCGTCGTAAACGAAATCACCTTGAGCGAAAAATAG